DNA sequence from the Burkholderia pyrrocinia genome:
AGCATCACGGCTTCGACGAGCTGCGGCGACATCCGGTCGAGCGGCACCCACAGCCGGTAGCGGTCGTCCTTCGCGAGCGTCAGGCGCAGCAGCCGGCCGTGCGCGTCGACCACCGCGACCGACGACGGCTTCCAGTCGCGCAGCGGCGGATGCGGCCACAATCGACACGCGGCCAGCGCGCCGAACACGAGCAGCGCGCCGGCGATCCAGTTCTGCCAGCGATGCAGCCAGCGGCCGGCGCCGTGCAGCGCGCGCCGAAGCACGGATGCGTCAGCCACGCGCGGGCACTCCGGCCGCCCGGGACGGCCAATGCAAGCGCACCGTCATCGCACGCGCTCCACCGTCAGCGCCGCGCCGCCCGGCGCCTGCGCCTGCACGCGGCGGTCGTACATCGACTCGCCATACGCGGGCGGCGCGACGAAGCGGCCCGCGTTGCTCGCCTTGATCCGGTAGACGAACTCGCGCACGTCGGTCGTCGCGGTGCCGTAGATCACCACGCGATCCTCGCGCACGTCCGCGAACTGCGGCTGCCACGTCGAACCCGTCACGCCGATCGGCGAGCGCCACGGCGCATCGGCCGCAGGCGCCGACGCGCCGCCGTCGCCATTGCCGTCGCCGTCCTGCGCGTCGTTCGCCGGCGGCGGCGCGATCACCGGGTCGAAGCCGCCGGGCAGCAAATCGACGATCGCGATATTGCCGACGTTCGCCGAACCCGTCGCACGGATCTTCAGGTGCACGTCGATCTCCTGGCCGAGCGTGATCCTGGCGAGCGGCTTGCCGTTCGTGTCGGTGTAGTCGCGCACGATCTCGAGCCCGTTCTTGATCGCCTTCGTCGACGTGCCGCGGTCGTAGCCCGACTGGCTCGCGACCCACCACGCGGGCAGTGCGCTGCCGTTCACGAAGTCGACGCGCGACGCGCCGGCCGCCCACGTACCCGAGCGCACGAGGTTCGCCTGGATCGACGACACGTCCTTCGGCGCGGCGCCCCCGCGCGCCTCGTTGATCGCGAGCTGATCGAGCTGGCCCGCGTTCGACGCCGCATACGCATCGAGCGCGAGGATCGTCATCGCCGACGACAGCGTGTTGTAGCGGTTGTCGACCAGCGGCGCGGCGATGTTGTCCATCGCACGCGGCGACAGCTTGCGCACGCGCTCCGGGAAGTGCTTCGCGAGCAGGTACAGCACGCTCGCGTCGCGCGTCAGCGGATCGATGTAGTAGCCGGTCGCGTAACCGCCGTCGGAAGCACGCTTGCGTTCGAGCAGCGCCTGCGGGCCCGCGATCAGCGCGGCGGCCTCCTTGTCCTGCTTCAGCAGTTGATACGACGCGGCGAGCCATGCGGCCGCGAGATCGTTCTTCCAGTCGTTCGGATACGCATCCTGCAGGCGCTTCTGCACGGCCGCGAGGCTGTTGGTCGTCACGTTGCCCTGGCGCGTCAGCAGGTACACCGCGTACGCGCGCTGCCGCAGCAGGTCGAGCGAGCCGAGCGAATCGTTCGCCGCAAGCTTCTGCAGATACTGGTTGCCCGCGTCGAGCATGTCCTTCGGCACGGCCGTGCCGCGCTCGCGCGCGTCGAGCAGCACGTGCATCGCATAAGCGGACACGAACGGATCGGCATCGGGCGTCGCGCTCCACAGGCCGAAACCGCCCTGCGCGTTCTGCCGGCTGCGCAGCACGCCGAGGAACTGCACGATCGCGCTCGCATTCGCCGCGTCGGCGCCGGCTTCGGGCGCGTGCATCGCGCTCGTCAGCGCGCGCACCGACAACCACTTCGACGCGAACACGCGCGGCACGACCGAACTCACCATCTGCTCGCTGCAGGTGTGGTCGAAGTTGACGAGGTACGACGACAACCCTTCGGACAGCACGAGCGGCGCGGTCGAGATGCTCGCGTCGCGCGATGCATACGCGTCGTACATCGGCCGCAGGTTCGGCACGCTCGCCTTCTTGCCCGGATCGAGCCGCGCGATGTCGAGCTGCGTGCGGAACGCGGCGGCCGGCCGCACCGACACGTCGACGCGCTGCTGCGCGCCCTTCGCGCCGTAGCGCGCGCCGAACGACAGCATGCCCGAGCCGAGCGTGTCGGTCGCCTTCACGCGGAACAGCGCGACGCCCTCGTGCTGCGGCGCGAGCGCGACGTTCTGCGTCGCCGGCCCGATCACCTGCAACTGCGGACCCGTCTTCAGCGTGACCGCGACCGGCACCGGCTGGCTGCCGACGCCCGTCAGGTTGTTCGCGACGCCGACGCTGACGTCGGCCTCGTCGCCCGGTGCGAGCGTCGTCGGCACGTTCGGCGACAGCACGAAATCGCCGCGCACCGTCGTCGCGCCTTCGAACGTGCCGACCAGGTCCGGCGACACCGACACGGCCATCACACGCAGTTTCCCGTTGAAGTAATCGGGCACCGTGTAGCTCAAACGAGCGTCCCCATTCACGTCGACGATCCCCGACCAGTAGACGACCGGCTTGTCGCGCTTGCGCTTGAACGGGTTCAACTGGCGGCCGATCGCATCGTCGGCGTCGCCGCCGGGCGCGGCCATCGCCATCAGCTTCTCGAAGTCCGGCAGGATCAGGTCGAGGATCTGCGACGTGCCGACTTCGAGCATCCGCTTGCGGAAGAAGAACTTCAGCGGATCGCCGAGCTTGTAGCGCGCGACCTGCAGGATGCCTTCGTCGACGGCGAACACGACGACCTTCGCGGGTTTCGCCGAATGCACGGTGAAGGTGGCGGTTTCCCCCGGTTTCACGAGCGCCGGCGCGTCGACGGTGAGCGCATTGCGGCGCGCGTCGAGGTTCACCGAGAACGGCACGACGCCGTAGCTCAGCGGGCTCATGAAGATCTCGTCCGACGACGGATCGCGGATGTACTGCACGTTGATGTAGCCGTTGCCTTCGAAGCCGGCCGGCACCGTGATGTGCTGGATCGAGCTCGTCGTGTCCGCATGGAACCATGCGTGCGCATACACCTTGTCACGCTCGATCGTGATCAGGCCGCTGCCCGCGTAAGGCGCGCGGATCGCGATCTCGACCTGCTCGCCCGGCTTGTAGTCGTGCTTCGCGAGGCTTACCTGCAGCTCGGCGTTGCGGTCGAGCGAACGCGTGACGTTCGCGTCGCCCGCCACCGAATACTCGATCCGGTTCACCGCGGTGCCGTCCGCGCGGCGGATCACGAGCGCATAGCTGCCCGGCTTGTCGGTGCGCAGCGCGAAGTCGAGCCCGGCCGCCGGAATCGTCAGCGGCTTCTCGTCGACCGGCACTTCCTTCAGCCGCGAATCGTATTTGTACGCGCCGGAATCCTGCTTGGTCAGCACCGACACGTAGCGTTCCTCGACGAGCTGCGCGCGCAGGTCCTTCACGTCGATCGCCTTCGCGCCCGGGTCGATCGCGACGAGCCGCACCGTGCGCGGGCTGCCGCGCTTCACGTAGCCGAGATCGTCGACCGACTTGTAGCCGACGAGCCAGTCGTTGTTCGACACGAGCGTCTGC
Encoded proteins:
- a CDS encoding alpha-2-macroglobulin family protein, with translation MDLLRFLLLLPIRAAGFVWRLLGRVLRPLVGDVSWTAPAWAGITAAAVRRRPWHAGGIVLLAAALGYGGYWFKHRPKPPEPETVGFTVKAPAITTYEVDDSDKPKITVHPLEVAFSRSAAPIELVGKPAGQGIEMTPALKGAWEWADDKTLRFTPAADWPVGAHVEVRFAVRRVFAPQVVMQDDHFAFDLPVFTAQSGDNRFYQNPDNPAEKQALLQLRFNYPVDPAEFEKRIGLVLVGRDGKTVSPLRYTVNYDKTKTSAWVHSQPLEIPRDPLSVRLDVDKGVKSARGGDGTPAVLHASVGVPGLYSLTIGNVAPTLVDNERYEPEQVLVAETSDGVRSADLATRAKAWVLPKRKPGVDQSDDDPPYEWTVADVSDAVLKQSKPLPLAAVPTENDFATLQSFKYHATPGDRIVVRFEGDLKSAGGYLLGAPVTTAFTVPDYPKLLRFMADGSLLSMSGSKRLSVVSRNLPGMKVEIGRVVPDQLQHLVSFNNGTYARPELSYSFNEDHIVERFVQKRAFPAGDPGKAHYEGIDLGQYLKGGKRGVFLLHLSKYDPAAEKKKADDAKDNDASSGDGSQDQSDNADSGDSNGNGDDSDSALGDTRLIVVTDLGMLVKRGLDGSQDVFVQSIRNGRPVAGATVSVLAVNGQTLFSQTTSADGVVHFPAFKGLDREKRPQLYVVKKDGDLSFLPVAGRDRQLDFSRFDVDGERNATGQGQLSAYLFSDRGLYRPGDPFHIGLIVRAASWARSPAGVPLQAEIVDPRGITVERKPVTVDATGFTELGYTTAETSPTGTWTVNLYIVKDGQPGAEPIGSTTVQVKEFLPDRMKVDAKLSQQVVEGWVKPKGLKGIVDAQNLFGTPAEKRRVAATLTLRPVWPSFRSWQGYHFFDARRAKEGYTTTLQDGTTDDHGHAEFDLDLDKYADATYQLYFQAKAYEAEGGRNVAANAQTLVSNNDWLVGYKSVDDLGYVKRGSPRTVRLVAIDPGAKAIDVKDLRAQLVEERYVSVLTKQDSGAYKYDSRLKEVPVDEKPLTIPAAGLDFALRTDKPGSYALVIRRADGTAVNRIEYSVAGDANVTRSLDRNAELQVSLAKHDYKPGEQVEIAIRAPYAGSGLITIERDKVYAHAWFHADTTSSIQHITVPAGFEGNGYINVQYIRDPSSDEIFMSPLSYGVVPFSVNLDARRNALTVDAPALVKPGETATFTVHSAKPAKVVVFAVDEGILQVARYKLGDPLKFFFRKRMLEVGTSQILDLILPDFEKLMAMAAPGGDADDAIGRQLNPFKRKRDKPVVYWSGIVDVNGDARLSYTVPDYFNGKLRVMAVSVSPDLVGTFEGATTVRGDFVLSPNVPTTLAPGDEADVSVGVANNLTGVGSQPVPVAVTLKTGPQLQVIGPATQNVALAPQHEGVALFRVKATDTLGSGMLSFGARYGAKGAQQRVDVSVRPAAAFRTQLDIARLDPGKKASVPNLRPMYDAYASRDASISTAPLVLSEGLSSYLVNFDHTCSEQMVSSVVPRVFASKWLSVRALTSAMHAPEAGADAANASAIVQFLGVLRSRQNAQGGFGLWSATPDADPFVSAYAMHVLLDARERGTAVPKDMLDAGNQYLQKLAANDSLGSLDLLRQRAYAVYLLTRQGNVTTNSLAAVQKRLQDAYPNDWKNDLAAAWLAASYQLLKQDKEAAALIAGPQALLERKRASDGGYATGYYIDPLTRDASVLYLLAKHFPERVRKLSPRAMDNIAAPLVDNRYNTLSSAMTILALDAYAASNAGQLDQLAINEARGGAAPKDVSSIQANLVRSGTWAAGASRVDFVNGSALPAWWVASQSGYDRGTSTKAIKNGLEIVRDYTDTNGKPLARITLGQEIDVHLKIRATGSANVGNIAIVDLLPGGFDPVIAPPPANDAQDGDGNGDGGASAPAADAPWRSPIGVTGSTWQPQFADVREDRVVIYGTATTDVREFVYRIKASNAGRFVAPPAYGESMYDRRVQAQAPGGAALTVERVR